DNA from Capillibacterium thermochitinicola:
CAAGAGGGAGGCGAGCTGCTCCAGTCGTTGGGCCCTTACGCCTGAGGCGCTCTCCATTCTTCAGGGCAGTGACCTCTGAAGAATGTACTCTTATATTACCATAGAATTTATCCAAATGCAACAGGTTATAGCAAAATTTTTATATTTTTTTGCGGTGGGTCTGATTGATAAAAATTATGGTATTTGCTATTATAAGAAAATGTTTAAGCGTTCAGGATTATACAGGAAGGGAAGGCCGGAATGAAGATTGGAATCGTCGGATTGCCTAACGTTGGGAAAAGCACTTTGTTTAATGCAATTACGAAAGCAGGGGCCGAATGCGCCAACTATCCCTTTTGCACGATTGAACCGAATGTGGGGGTGGTTGCGGTTCCCGATGAGCGGTTGGCGGGCTTGGCGGCGTTGTACAACCCGAAGAGGGTGACCCCGGCCACCGTTGAATTTGTGGATATTGCCGGCTTGGTGAAAGGGGCCAGCCGGGGGGAAGGGTTGGGGAATAAATTCCTCGCCCATATTCGCGAAGTCGATGCCATTTTACACGTTGTCCGGTGTTTTGCCGAAGAAAATATTGTTCATGTGGAAGGTTCCATTGATCCCCGGCGAGATGTGGAGATTATCAATTTGGAGTTAATCTTGGCCGATCTGGAAACCCTGGGGAAAAGGATTGAAAAGACCAGGAATATGGCGAAGTCCGGGGATAAGAAATTCCTGGATGAATTGGATTTATACCTGAAGATTCAGAAGGGGTTGGAAGAGGGACTTCCCGTCCGCGCCCTATCCTTCAGCCAGGAGGAGCAGGAACTGGTCCGGGAGCTCTTTTTACTAACGGAAAAACCGGTGATTTATGCCGCCAATATTTCCGAAAAGGAACTGGCGACGGCAGGAGGAGAGAATCCCTGGGTGGCCGCCCTTAAAACCTTGGCGGCGCGGGAAGGAGCGGAGGTGCTCCCGATCTGTGCGGCCCTCGAAGAAGAGATCGCCCAGTTGGACGAGGAGGATAAAAAGGTGTTCCTGGCGGACTTGGGGCTGAAAGAATCGGGACTGGACCGGTTGATCAAGGCCGGTTATGATCTCCTTGGTTTGATTAGTTTTCTGACCGCCGGGCCCCAAGAAGTGCGGGCATGGACCATTAAAAAAGGGACAAGGGCGCCGCAGGCGGCCGGTAAAATCCATAGTGATTTTGAACGTGGCTTTATCCGGGCTGAGATTGTTGCGTATGATGATTTAATGGCTTGCGGTTCCTATACCGTGGCGAAGGAAAAAGGCCTTGTCCGTTTGGAGGGCAAGGATTACGTGATGCAAGACGGGGATGTGGCCCTGTTCCGCTTTAATGTTTAACAGGGTTTTTATTTAAGTATTTCACGCAAGATCAAATCGCTAGGTTGAAAGAGGAAAAAGTCCGGTCGGGATGACCCCGCCGGACTTTTTTGTTCAGCCGTTTCGCAGGTAAAGCGTTTGGGTGGGATAGGCCAGCTTAATCCCGCGTTTACCGAACTCCTCGATTATTTTCAGATTAATCTCCTGCTGGATATCCATGTATTTGATATAGTCGTTGGTAAGGACATAATAGACTACTTCAAACCGGAAGCTGTATTCGCC
Protein-coding regions in this window:
- the ychF gene encoding redox-regulated ATPase YchF, whose translation is MKIGIVGLPNVGKSTLFNAITKAGAECANYPFCTIEPNVGVVAVPDERLAGLAALYNPKRVTPATVEFVDIAGLVKGASRGEGLGNKFLAHIREVDAILHVVRCFAEENIVHVEGSIDPRRDVEIINLELILADLETLGKRIEKTRNMAKSGDKKFLDELDLYLKIQKGLEEGLPVRALSFSQEEQELVRELFLLTEKPVIYAANISEKELATAGGENPWVAALKTLAAREGAEVLPICAALEEEIAQLDEEDKKVFLADLGLKESGLDRLIKAGYDLLGLISFLTAGPQEVRAWTIKKGTRAPQAAGKIHSDFERGFIRAEIVAYDDLMACGSYTVAKEKGLVRLEGKDYVMQDGDVALFRFNV